TAGTCCGCGGCGATCTCACCCTCCTGCTCCAGGCGGGTCAGGGTGTCTGCGCCCTCGGCAGCGGCGGAGGTGGTGCCTTCCGTCACGGGATGGACTCCTTCTTACTTCTTGGACGGGGACTTGGGCCGCTGTGGGCCGCCCTTGCGCTGCCCGGACTGCGCCTTGCTGCGGGCGCCGGAGCCGGACTTCGGGGTGGCCGCCTTCCGGGCGGCGGTCTGCGGAGCGTCCTGCGGCTGCTCCGCCTTGCTCAGCGACGTCGTCTCGGACGCGTCCGAGGCCGTGGAACCGGATTCCGTGGAGCCGGCCGCACCGGATCCCGCCGTGTCGCCGGCCGCCTTCGCACCGCCGCCCGACTGACGCTGGGACTTGGACTGCCGCTTGGGCTGCTGGCGCTTGGGAGCCGCGGTCGTCGGCGTGCCGTCCTCGGCGGTGAGGGTGGCGACCGCGCCCTCGCTCTTCACCACGTTGCCGTCGGGCTGGGCCGCGAGGCCCGCCTTGCTCAGACCGTTGATGAACTTGCGCTCGAACTCGTTGCGGTCGCGCCCCTTGGCGACGATCGCCTTGACGATCGTGCGCTCCCGGCGGTTGCGGGTCCTGCCGTGGTTCGTGACGTGCTTGTGCAGCCGCTCCAGGTAGGCCGCCTGGGCCTTGGAACCCGGGGTGGGGTTGTTGCGGATGACGTACATCTGCTGGCCCATGGTCCACACGTTGGTGGTCAGCCAGTAGACGAGGACACCGACCGGGAAGTTGATGCCGAAGACGGCGAACATCACGGGGAAGACGTACATCAGCATCTTCTGCTGCTGCATGAACGGCGTCTTGACCGTCGTGTCCACGTTCTTCGTCATCAGCTGGCGCTGCGTGTAGAACTGCGAGAACGACATCAGG
The DNA window shown above is from Streptomyces sp. NBC_00670 and carries:
- the yidC gene encoding membrane protein insertase YidC; the encoded protein is MDTIASFFSFITTPVSWVIVQFHTVYGALFGADTGWAWGLSIVSLVVLIRICLIPLFVKQIKATRAMQTLQPEMKKIQERYKNDKQRQSEEMMKLYKETGTNPLSSCLPILAQSPFFFALYHVLNGIATGKTIGVIDGDLLDSARKAHIFGAPLAAKFMDSSDKVAALGATLTDVRVVTAIMIVLMSFSQFYTQRQLMTKNVDTTVKTPFMQQQKMLMYVFPVMFAVFGINFPVGVLVYWLTTNVWTMGQQMYVIRNNPTPGSKAQAAYLERLHKHVTNHGRTRNRRERTIVKAIVAKGRDRNEFERKFINGLSKAGLAAQPDGNVVKSEGAVATLTAEDGTPTTAAPKRQQPKRQSKSQRQSGGGAKAAGDTAGSGAAGSTESGSTASDASETTSLSKAEQPQDAPQTAARKAATPKSGSGARSKAQSGQRKGGPQRPKSPSKK